From Oceanibaculum nanhaiense, the proteins below share one genomic window:
- a CDS encoding PRC-barrel domain-containing protein, translated as MSNSANATHGPENLGAHGFVRDGYNRAETHDLTTSDVESAKVYGRKDETIGSISSLKLGTDGKITDAVIDVGGFLGLGAHSVMLPFSQLTVLREAKGSDIRVHLDTTKDKLKAMPHHVA; from the coding sequence ATGAGCAATTCAGCAAATGCAACGCACGGCCCCGAAAATCTCGGTGCCCACGGCTTCGTTCGCGATGGCTATAACCGGGCCGAAACGCATGATCTGACGACCTCCGACGTCGAAAGTGCAAAGGTCTATGGCCGCAAGGACGAGACCATCGGCTCGATCAGCTCGCTGAAACTCGGCACCGACGGCAAGATCACCGACGCCGTGATCGATGTCGGCGGCTTTCTTGGCCTCGGCGCACACTCGGTTATGTTGCCGTTCAGCCAGCTGACCGTTCTGCGTGAGGCCAAAGGCTCCGACATTCGCGTCCATCTGGACACGACGAAGGACAAGCTGAAGGCAATGCCGCACCACGTTGCCTGA